A window from Sphingopyxis alaskensis RB2256 encodes these proteins:
- a CDS encoding copper resistance system multicopper oxidase, with product MDMQIDRRGFVNGALGGGALAALAACYPAWAQPVSAGIAPPLPSVSGTDIRLRIARQTLRVDGKVTRAIGINGTVPGPLIRLKEGQQARLTVVNDLDEDSSIHWHGLILPFHMDGVPGVSFPGIKPRSTFVYEFPVVQSGTYWYHSHSGLQEQLGHYGPIVIDPADADPVAFDREHVIVLSDHSRLSPHEIFRKLKVNPGHFNMQRQTLAGLLAGEDQPLKERLAWGAMRMDPTDVADVNGSTYTFLVNGYGPQDNWTALFRPGERVRLRIVNASAMTIFNVRIPGLAMTVVQADGLNVRPVDVEEFQIGVAETYDVVVTPVEDRAYTLVAEANDRSGMARATLTPRAGLFAPVPALRARPLATMKDMGMGSMAESGGGDGACTAEHAAMGHCTPAGEGAHAGHGGMDHNMRDFSVAPQVKRDPGVQSISPMPVDRMGEPGQGLEDVGHRVLTYHDLVALDRNPDVRAPSRSLDIHLTGNMERFMWSFDGVKMSDHHEPIPFTLGERVRVNLINDSMMSHPIHLHGHFFELVTGKGDHAPRKHTVIVQPGGIATFDFTADALGDWAFHCHLLYHMHAGMMRVVSVRPKGEAA from the coding sequence ATGGATATGCAGATCGACAGACGCGGGTTCGTGAACGGGGCGCTCGGTGGTGGGGCGCTCGCGGCGCTCGCGGCCTGCTATCCGGCGTGGGCGCAGCCGGTATCGGCTGGGATCGCGCCGCCGCTGCCCAGCGTGTCGGGCACCGACATCCGGCTGCGCATTGCGCGTCAGACGCTGCGCGTCGACGGCAAGGTCACGCGGGCGATCGGCATCAACGGCACCGTGCCGGGTCCGCTGATCCGGCTGAAGGAGGGGCAGCAGGCGCGGCTCACCGTCGTCAACGACCTCGACGAGGATAGTTCGATCCACTGGCACGGGCTGATCCTGCCCTTCCACATGGACGGCGTGCCGGGGGTGAGCTTTCCGGGCATCAAGCCCCGTTCGACCTTCGTTTACGAGTTTCCCGTCGTCCAGTCGGGGACCTATTGGTATCACAGCCATTCGGGGTTGCAGGAACAGCTTGGCCATTATGGTCCGATCGTCATCGACCCCGCCGATGCCGATCCTGTCGCCTTCGATCGCGAGCATGTGATCGTCCTGTCGGACCACAGCCGCCTGTCGCCGCACGAAATCTTTCGCAAGCTCAAGGTCAATCCGGGCCATTTCAACATGCAGCGTCAGACGCTCGCCGGATTGCTCGCGGGGGAGGACCAGCCGCTGAAGGAACGGCTGGCGTGGGGCGCGATGCGGATGGACCCCACCGACGTCGCCGACGTCAACGGTTCGACCTATACATTCCTCGTCAACGGCTATGGTCCGCAGGACAATTGGACCGCGCTGTTCCGCCCCGGCGAGCGCGTGCGGCTGCGCATCGTCAACGCTTCGGCGATGACGATCTTCAACGTTCGCATTCCGGGGCTGGCGATGACGGTGGTGCAGGCCGACGGGCTGAACGTCCGTCCCGTCGATGTCGAGGAGTTTCAGATCGGCGTTGCCGAAACTTATGATGTCGTCGTCACGCCCGTCGAGGACCGTGCCTATACGCTAGTCGCCGAGGCGAACGACCGCTCGGGGATGGCGCGCGCGACGCTGACGCCGCGCGCCGGGCTGTTCGCGCCCGTTCCCGCGTTGCGCGCCCGCCCGCTGGCGACGATGAAGGATATGGGAATGGGCAGCATGGCGGAGAGCGGCGGCGGCGATGGCGCCTGCACCGCCGAACATGCCGCGATGGGCCATTGCACCCCCGCGGGCGAGGGCGCGCACGCCGGTCATGGCGGCATGGACCACAATATGCGCGATTTCTCGGTTGCGCCGCAGGTCAAACGCGATCCCGGCGTCCAGTCGATTTCTCCCATGCCCGTCGACCGGATGGGCGAGCCGGGGCAGGGGCTGGAGGATGTCGGGCACCGCGTGCTCACCTATCACGACCTCGTCGCGCTCGACCGCAATCCCGATGTGCGCGCGCCTTCCCGCTCGCTCGACATCCACCTCACCGGCAATATGGAACGTTTCATGTGGTCGTTCGACGGGGTCAAGATGTCCGACCATCACGAGCCCATTCCCTTCACCCTGGGCGAGCGCGTGCGCGTGAACCTCATCAACGATTCGATGATGAGCCACCCCATTCACCTGCACGGTCACTTCTTCGAACTGGTGACGGGCAAGGGCGACCATGCGCCGCGCAAGCATACGGTGATAGTCCAGCCGGGCGGGATCGCGACCTTCGACTTCACCGCCGACGCGCTCGGCGACTGGGCCTTCCACTGCCACCTTCTCTATCACATGCACGCGGGCATGATGCGCGTCGTCAGCGTGCGGCCGAAGGGAGAGGCGGCGTGA
- a CDS encoding copper resistance protein B: protein MTRALLLAGLSLGIFTASAAAQSPHGGHHAPTAGPSAAAGQTDPLCTPDHAAMGHCTPAADSPADTSGGAGTDLPAGNAPAPPPPRDWYADRYFPKAEMDHARHAMMVENGGQRVGFVSLNLAEYQARKGRDAFRWEGEAWYGGDIHRLTIKSEGETVFGEGVEAAEAQLLYSRAIGPYFNAQAGIRQDFGHGADRTHAVIGVEGLAPYWFEAEGALFLSDKGDLTARIEGSYDQRITQKLILQPMAEVNLAAQDAPESGIGAGLSEIELGLRLRYEIVREIAPYVGFEWAHKIGASARFARADGEEVDSLGIVAGVKLWF, encoded by the coding sequence GTGACGCGCGCGCTGCTGCTGGCCGGTCTGTCGCTTGGCATTTTTACCGCGTCCGCCGCGGCGCAGTCGCCCCATGGGGGGCATCATGCGCCGACTGCCGGGCCCAGCGCGGCGGCCGGGCAGACCGATCCGCTCTGCACTCCCGATCATGCCGCGATGGGGCATTGCACCCCGGCCGCCGACTCGCCCGCCGACACTTCGGGGGGAGCGGGCACCGACCTTCCTGCCGGGAACGCCCCGGCGCCGCCGCCGCCGCGCGACTGGTATGCCGACCGCTATTTCCCGAAAGCCGAGATGGATCATGCGCGCCACGCGATGATGGTCGAAAACGGCGGCCAGAGGGTCGGCTTCGTCAGCCTGAACCTTGCCGAATATCAGGCGCGCAAGGGCCGCGACGCTTTCCGCTGGGAGGGCGAGGCGTGGTATGGCGGCGACATCCACCGGCTGACCATCAAGAGCGAGGGCGAAACGGTGTTCGGCGAAGGCGTCGAAGCTGCCGAGGCGCAACTGCTCTACAGCCGCGCGATCGGACCCTATTTCAACGCGCAGGCGGGGATCAGGCAGGATTTCGGGCATGGCGCCGACCGCACCCATGCGGTGATCGGGGTCGAAGGACTGGCGCCTTACTGGTTCGAGGCCGAAGGGGCGCTGTTCCTGTCCGACAAGGGTGACCTCACCGCGCGGATCGAGGGCAGCTACGACCAGCGGATCACACAGAAGCTGATCCTCCAGCCAATGGCGGAGGTCAATCTCGCAGCGCAGGATGCCCCCGAAAGCGGGATCGGCGCGGGTCTGTCCGAAATCGAACTGGGCCTTCGCCTCCGCTACGAGATCGTCCGCGAGATCGCGCCCTATGTCGGCTTCGAATGGGCGCACAAGATCGGCGCGTCGGCGCGGTTTGCGCGCGCCGATGGTGAAGAGGTCGACAGTTTGGGCATCGTCGCCGGGGTGAAGCTCTGGTTCTGA
- the rpsD gene encoding 30S ribosomal protein S4, which produces MSKRQSAKYKLDRRMGENIWGRPKSPVNRREYGPGQHGQRRKGKMSDFGIQLRAKQKLKGYYGDITEKQFKKNYIEASRMKGDTGQNLIGLLERRLDAVVYRAKFTPTIFSARQLVSHGHVYVNGVKCNIASRLVKPGDEITLGKKAQEMALVAEAQSLPERDLPEYLAVDGTKATYVRVPTLDEVPYPVKMEPNLVVEFYSR; this is translated from the coding sequence ATGTCGAAGCGCCAGAGCGCCAAGTATAAACTCGACCGCCGGATGGGCGAAAATATCTGGGGTCGCCCGAAGAGCCCGGTCAACCGCCGCGAATATGGCCCCGGCCAGCACGGCCAGCGCCGCAAGGGCAAGATGTCGGACTTCGGCATCCAGCTCCGCGCGAAGCAGAAGCTCAAGGGCTATTACGGCGACATCACCGAAAAGCAGTTCAAGAAGAATTATATCGAAGCGTCGCGGATGAAGGGCGATACCGGTCAGAACCTGATCGGCCTGCTCGAACGCCGCCTCGATGCGGTGGTCTATCGCGCCAAGTTCACGCCGACCATCTTCTCGGCGCGCCAGCTCGTCAGTCACGGCCACGTCTATGTCAACGGCGTCAAGTGCAACATTGCCAGCCGCCTCGTGAAACCGGGTGACGAAATCACCCTGGGCAAGAAGGCGCAGGAAATGGCGCTCGTCGCCGAAGCGCAGAGCCTGCCCGAGCGCGACCTGCCCGAATATCTGGCGGTCGACGGCACCAAGGCCACCTATGTCCGCGTGCCGACGCTCGACGAAGTGCCTTATCCGGTGAAGATGGAGCCTAATCTGGTCGTCGAATTCTATTCGCGCTGA